The sequence GGAAGCGGACGTGCCGGTCGGTCTTATCAAATCAATGGAAAGTATAGAACTGTCACCGGAGATGGATGTCTGCGCAGTAATATAATGAGGTGGATATCTGCTCTGGACAGAAAGTTCAAATGTGTCATTATAGAATACAACATCGTCGAGAGCGAATTGGTATACAAATCGGGCTCTCTGCAGGGTGTAGATGCCTACAGTGATATCAGCGCTGCCCCTTGCATCAGGATGGCGAAGAACCAGCTCACCGCTGCCGAGCTGGCCTGTACCCGGTGATATGTCGAGCCAGTACCAGTTCGTACCGGAACGGGTGGGATTGCTCACATCCTCTTCCATATGAATGACCTCCTGCACCACACTGTCCGGTTCAGAGCCGTCCCAGGCGGCGTCGATCAGTTCCATACGTCTGCCCTCTTCTCCGCCGAATGTGAACCAGTAGACATTGTTGAGCGCGTAGCCGTTCTCGAACCAGTTGACGGCGGTGTCGGGAATCAAATGGCTTGCAGGAAATGCATAAAATATCAAATAGTCATTCCTGTCGAATGAAAGATCATCCTCACCCTCCACATAAACAGGGACCTCTACGAGTGAATCTATCAACGGTATTGTCACATCCCTCGGCAGGAGATCAAAAGAAGCCGTATAGATCTTCATTGTGTGGGGGTCGAACTGCTCCGGGTCAAGACCGACGGCGACGATCTCGTCGTATCCGATCCGATAAATCCCTTCTTCAGAAACTTCAATCTTGAACCAGACGCCCGATGAGAAAGGATTGGTGCCGTTTCTGAGAGGCTCACGGCGCCATGATTTACACTGTTCATAATTCAAAATCGTTCTCTTATAAATTTCTTCGAAAGAATCATCGATCACCGGCCTTTCCACCGGTTTCTTTTTGAAATTGACTCTGATCCTGATCTTTCTGAAAACCTTCAACTCCTTTGTCACAGGGTTGTATTGAAGGGGGTTTAATCTCAAATCAACCACGTATATATCCCGGTAATAAGCCGGCTCCGTGGTCTGCACCAGTTCCGTCGGAAAGAATCTGTTTTCCCGGTAAACTTCACTCACGACCTTATCCGTCGGATGAACCTGCGGCTCGGGTATGCCCGTATAGAAAACCGGTTCAATCTCCACATCACGGATTTTTTCTTCACGAACCTCAATGATTTGAATCTCAACATCACCGTCCTGGGGTAAACCGATCTTGTAAAGCAGGGAAGGAAGCGCTGGCTCCCCTTCTTTGTTGAAATACCTGGCGTCAGGAAAAGAAATATAGCCGTCCAGAGTCAACTGTTCCATGGAAAAGGAAAGTTCAAGCCCCTGGTCGCCGAGCATCTTCACCTGCAGGCTGCCGAGCAGGCACAGAAGCATTGCGGCGTAATTAATCATCTATCTTCCTCGCTTCATCGATCAGCATAATGGGAATATCATCTTTTATTGCATAGGCAAGTCTGCATTTATGACAGATCAATTCTTCCTCTTTGCTATTGTATTCCAGTTCACCCTTGCACTTCGGGCAAACCAGAATCTCTAAGAGTTCTCTCTTGAGCATAACACCTCCCGTGGTTTTATCGATAAAAATTGGTCTTTTACTGAAGAAAGTCCCATACTCAAAAACCCGTAACAGTAAAGAACGAGAAAAGGCACAAGAACAAGCTGCAGATTGGCGATGACATAGACAACACCGACAAGCATATAAACACCCAGCAGTATTTCGAGATACGGCATCAATGATTTTATTTCAGGGTAGTGGATGACCCTGGCGCCCCCTGATTTCGGAGTTCTCGTAAAAACGTGCTCTTTACAAAAGCAACCTTCAATAATCGCCTTGGTATTGGAAATTGAAAGTCCCATACTGTATGCGATCACTCCCAGGATAAAAGGAATTCTGCGACGGTATCCCCTCTTGTATATCTCACGCTGGGACAGGTAATAAAGAAAGGGATAACCGAATGCAGCGACCGTAAAGAGAGAAATGACCACATAATAAGTATTGGAGACGATGCCTTCGACTTTGAAATAAACGACCGGCAGAGAAAAGAGTGCGAGGCCGAGCATCGCCAGGAAATTTATATGGCAGGTAAGATGCACAAAAGCCTCATATTTAGCCAGGGGTCTTAATCGGGATCGGAAGATTTTGGAAAGTAATTTACGGGCTACCTGGATAGTGCCCTTTGCCCAGCGGTTCTGCTGCACCCGATACCCGTAGGCGGTATGAGGAAGTTCTCCGGCGACGACGAAATCACCGCGATATTTTATTCGCCAGCCGCGTAACTGAACACGATAGGAAAGATCCAGGTCTTCGGCAAGTGTATCACCGTGCCATCCTCCGGCGTCGATGATGGCGCGTTTCCGCCACAGACCGCAGGTACCGTTGAAATTTATAAAACAACCGAGCCGCGAACGCAATCCCTGTTCCATAATAAAGTGATTATCAAGGCCGATCGCCTGGGATCTTGTCAGAACCGATTGTCCATAATTGAGATGCCCCCACCGCGCCTGAACTCCGCCGACATATTGATCGAAAAATTCCGGCAGAAGTTCTTTCAAGAAATCAGGCGGCGGCACGAAATCCGCATCAAAGATCGCGATAAACTCTCCCCGGGCACGTTCCAATCCGTACTGAAGGGCGCCCGCTTTGAAATTAGCCCGCGTCCCCCTCCGTACATGCAGGATATTATGACCTTTTTTCCGGTACTCACTGATTAAATCAGCGGCGATCTCCACGGTTTCATCGGTTGAATCATCAAGCACCTGGATTTCAAGACGGTCCTTTGGATAATCCATAGAGGTTACACATTTCAACAAACGATGGATGACGAACTTCTCATTATAAATAGGCAGCTGAATGGTGACATAAGGAAAATCCTTTAATTCTTTTCTCTTCGACTTTCGCGTATTTTTATTCAACCTGAAATAGTAATAAATCAAAATGAAAGAATGTATCGCGTAGAAAAAAAGTGTAAAAAGGAAC is a genomic window of candidate division WOR-3 bacterium containing:
- a CDS encoding Trm112 family protein — protein: MLKRELLEILVCPKCKGELEYNSKEEELICHKCRLAYAIKDDIPIMLIDEARKIDD
- a CDS encoding glycosyltransferase; this encodes MINLILFLYTLFLFTLFFYAIHSFILIYYYFRLNKNTRKSKRKELKDFPYVTIQLPIYNEKFVIHRLLKCVTSMDYPKDRLEIQVLDDSTDETVEIAADLISEYRKKGHNILHVRRGTRANFKAGALQYGLERARGEFIAIFDADFVPPPDFLKELLPEFFDQYVGGVQARWGHLNYGQSVLTRSQAIGLDNHFIMEQGLRSRLGCFINFNGTCGLWRKRAIIDAGGWHGDTLAEDLDLSYRVQLRGWRIKYRGDFVVAGELPHTAYGYRVQQNRWAKGTIQVARKLLSKIFRSRLRPLAKYEAFVHLTCHINFLAMLGLALFSLPVVYFKVEGIVSNTYYVVISLFTVAAFGYPFLYYLSQREIYKRGYRRRIPFILGVIAYSMGLSISNTKAIIEGCFCKEHVFTRTPKSGGARVIHYPEIKSLMPYLEILLGVYMLVGVVYVIANLQLVLVPFLVLYCYGFLSMGLSSVKDQFLSIKPREVLCSRENS